One Rickettsia akari str. Hartford genomic window, GAGGTAAGGAAGCTTTTAGTTTTTTGCGTGCTATTAATACAGGTCATCCCGGTTCAATATCAACACTGCATGCCGATAGCCCTGCTATGGCTATTGAGCAGTTAAAGCTTATGGTTATGCAAGCAGATCTTGGTATGCCGCCTGAAGAAGTAAAGAAGTATATTTTAACCGTTGTAGATATAGTTGTGCAGTTAAAACGCGGTAGCGATGGGAAAAGATATGTTTCGGAAGTGTATTATAAGAATAATAAGAACGCTGAAGGTATGGTGTAGCGTACTTACTGTCATCCCCTGATCAAGGCCACGGGATCCATAAAAAAATAAAAAAAGTTGGATTCCGCGATCAAGTTTTGGGATGACACTGGGAAAGTCACTTCACGCAAAAACCCTTCACACAAAAACTAACATATAAGTAAAAACTAGGAAGCTCAGTTCATGGAATGGCATAAGATACTTAAAGTTACTAGAAATATATTTGGTCATGCTATAATTCATCCGGTTGTTATTTTTTGTACCATTTGGCTAAGTGGTGCATTTGTTGCAATTTTTACTAATGAGGTTGGAGCTTTAGGTGGAGATATAAATGCTATAAATATTGCTTATAAGTGGGCTTACTGGCTTATTAACGTTTGGGGGCAGTTAAAAATTGCCGACTATAATTATTTAAAATTGAAGCTACTTGCATCTCTTCTTGGTCCCGCTATTGTTGTAATAATATTTTACATTAAAAATTTTGCACGAATAAAATCATTACAATTTTTTGAGCAACCGGAAAAAGTATATGGAGATGCTAGCTGGGCTAATCCGTCAGATATAGAGGCTGCTGGTCTTAGATCCAAAAAAGGTATGTTAATAGGTGTAGATGCCGGTGGATATTTTGTTGCAGATGGGTTCCAGCATGCTTTATTATTTGCTCCTACAGGTTCAGGTAAAGGTGTGGGTTTTGTGATACCTAACCTGTTATTTTGGAGTGATTCAGTAGTAGTACATGACATAAAGCTCGAAAATCACGGTTTGACGAGCGGTTGGCGTGAAAAACAAGGTCAGAAAGTTTTTGTTTGGGAGCCTTCTAATCCCGACGGTATTACGCATTGTTATAATCCGATTGATTGGGTTAGTACTAAGCCCGGGCAGATGGTTGATGACGTTCAAAAAATTTCAAATCTTATAATGCCGGAAAAGGATTTTTGGAATAATGAAGCACGAAGTTTATTCTTAGGTGTAACTTTATATTTAATAGCTGATCCTACTAAAACTAAATCTTTCGGTGAAGTAGTGCGTACCATGAGAAGTGATGACGTAGTTTATAATCTAGCGGTCGTACTCGATACGCTTGGCGGTGTAATACATCCTGTTGCATATATGAATATTGCTGCGTTTTTGCAAAAAGCTGATAAAGAGCGTTCGGGCGTAATATCTACAATGAACTCATCGCTTGAATTATGGGCAAACCCGCTTATTGATTCGGCTACTGCATCTTCTGATTTCAACATACAAGAATTTAAAAAAGTAAAAACAACCGTATATGTAGGATTAACACCCGATAATATACAGCGTTTGCAAAAATTAATGCAGGTGTTTTATCAGCAGGCGACAGAATTTTTAAGCCGTAAAATGCCGAATTTAAAGGAAGAGCCGTATGGTGTAATGTTCTTACTTGATGAGTTCCCGACGCTTGGAAAGATGGATACTTTTAAAGCCGGTATAGCTTATTTTAGAGGTTATAGAGTTCGGTTATTCTTGATTATTCAAGATACGCAGCAGTTAAAAGGCACATATGAAGATGCAGGGATGAATTCCTTCTTATCTAATGCAACATACCGTATTACTTTTGCTGCTAATAACTATGAAACGGCAAATTTAATATCGCAGCTTGTCGGTAATAAGACGGTAGAACAAAGATCATTTAGTAAACCTTTATTTTTTGACCTTAATATTTCTACTAGAACCCAAAACGTTTCTCAAGTTCAAAGAGCTTTACTTTTACCTCAAGAAGTAATACAGTTACCTAGAGATGAGCAAATTGTTTTAATAGAATCCTTTCCGCCTATAAAATCTCGTAAAATTAAGTATTACGAAGATAAATTTTTTACTAGTAGATTATTACCACCGACTTTTGTACCTACTCAAGTACCTTTTGATCCTAGGGCAAATAATAATGAGGCTTCTGAAGAGACTGAAATAACAACTGCTCCGGAAAATAATGAGTAAGATCCAAAAATGCGTTCAGCTATTATTGATATCGGTTCAAATGCTTTAAGAGCTGTGGTTTATGAAAGTGATGAGCTTGGAGCTCCGGAAATTTTTAATTATAAATTTAGAAATTATCTTACAAATTTACTTAATTTAGATAATTTAGACGTAAAACATCAAACATATTTATCTCTACAATATCTTATCCATGTTTTTACCAAACTGTCCGTTACTAATATTAGATGTGTTGCAACAGCTATACTTAGGGGGCATCCTAAAGCAGATGAATTCAAAGCTATAATTAGAAAGAGATTCAATATTGATATTGAAATTATCTCAGGTGAGCGTGAAGCTTATTTAACAGCTGCCGGATTAATTTCTGGTATTAGTGATGCTTTCGGTATTGTAGC contains:
- a CDS encoding type IV secretory system conjugative DNA transfer family protein — translated: MEWHKILKVTRNIFGHAIIHPVVIFCTIWLSGAFVAIFTNEVGALGGDINAINIAYKWAYWLINVWGQLKIADYNYLKLKLLASLLGPAIVVIIFYIKNFARIKSLQFFEQPEKVYGDASWANPSDIEAAGLRSKKGMLIGVDAGGYFVADGFQHALLFAPTGSGKGVGFVIPNLLFWSDSVVVHDIKLENHGLTSGWREKQGQKVFVWEPSNPDGITHCYNPIDWVSTKPGQMVDDVQKISNLIMPEKDFWNNEARSLFLGVTLYLIADPTKTKSFGEVVRTMRSDDVVYNLAVVLDTLGGVIHPVAYMNIAAFLQKADKERSGVISTMNSSLELWANPLIDSATASSDFNIQEFKKVKTTVYVGLTPDNIQRLQKLMQVFYQQATEFLSRKMPNLKEEPYGVMFLLDEFPTLGKMDTFKAGIAYFRGYRVRLFLIIQDTQQLKGTYEDAGMNSFLSNATYRITFAANNYETANLISQLVGNKTVEQRSFSKPLFFDLNISTRTQNVSQVQRALLLPQEVIQLPRDEQIVLIESFPPIKSRKIKYYEDKFFTSRLLPPTFVPTQVPFDPRANNNEASEETEITTAPENNE